The Doryrhamphus excisus isolate RoL2022-K1 chromosome 1, RoL_Dexc_1.0, whole genome shotgun sequence genome includes a window with the following:
- the il17rc gene encoding uncharacterized protein il17rc isoform X1 produces the protein MFLLPSSFWLLLLAFQKSACTLDGYASAQVTCSQGLSKCLVMDETPLHIPESHDDVDVLKLTAKVDVCCRDGARCTLCLLIDVHLRVGEGEDMDEDLNHQEAKPSSESVVLCYKTPATFPACKRVDFTVEHVAPLQNEAKVTLVIWKPAGVFFSSLVHVYSSESTPPIKVVVEAPSLTEVCSQNLQQHVEECHVPAVSSVMNPEMNEVELKLVGGNGVTPPFMCIQYESDGRCQIWKRKTIPLHYVAPCLCLQVWHEDHEWRPRRFQSCPFKNQRFLLTNMWRNLSASVAPAHMKEQGQMLLWNVSSPCRLQGEVWPCRRTWRHGCTEIEGFRQLLDNTTWRQSPQGHWVKTGVFTDVDLQLSPCMMMTVGSEGLRLGPFCYGGSARWRWSLLVVAALLLASVAVLMVCLLRGFVKEWASTSLHGGFAVLPSNFQVEVSPHVVLLSPPDVPESVSEAVCGLGTVLMEQKFSVCVDQWSRKEQCSLGPVPWLHSQLLRCKNPGGQVVLILTPRAVELAHEWSRQRHETPTAKSEDGDAPRMQSPYSDVFTASLCLIRGHKQQGRVRQRFLLVTFDPTVAQLRDSFPDVFQGLDLLQLPSQMKPLLCQLAGGGRRWKERLRIKKYSGITSCKET, from the exons ATGTTTCTTTTACCAAGCTCCTTTTGGCTTCTTCTGCTGGCTTTTCAGAAGTCAGCTTGCACTTTGGATGGATATGCTTCCGCACAAGTCACCTGCTCCCAG GGTTTGTCCAAGTGTTTGGTGATGGATGAGACGCCGCTACACATCCCGGAGAGCCACGATGACGTGGATGTGCTGAAGCTCACGGCTAAAGTGGACGTGTGCTGCCGGGATGGTGCACGGTGCACGTTATGCCTGCTCATAGACGTTCACCTCCGTGTCGGTGAGGGAGAAGACATGGATGAAGATCTCAACCACCAGGAGGCCAAGCCTTCATCAG AGTCTGTTGTCTTGTGTTACAAAACGCCAGCCACCTTCCCGGCGTGCAAGCGGGTGGACTTCACAGTCGAACATGTGGCTCCTTTACAGAATGAGGCAAAG GTGACCTTGGTGATCTGGAAACCGGCTGGGGTTTTCTTCAGCAGCCTCGTGCACGTCTACTCCTCAGAATCAACGCCTCCCATCAAAGTGGTGGTGGAGGCTCCTTCTCTAAcggaag TCTGCTCCCAAAACCTGCAGCAACACGTTGAAGAGTGTCACG TTCCCGCCGTCAGCAGCGTCATGAACCCCGAAATGAATGAGGTGGAGCTGAAGTTGGTCGGAGGGAACGGGGTGACGCCCCCTTTCATGTGCATCCAGTATGAGAGTGATGGAAGATGTCAG ATTTGGAAGAGGAAAACCATCCCGTTGCACTATGTCGCCCCCTGCTTGTGTCTCCAG GTTTGGCATGAGGACCACGAGTGGAGGCCAAGGCGCTTTCAAAGCTGCCCCTTCAAAAACCAGC GGTTCCTGCTGACTAACATGTGGCGCAACCTGTCAGCCTCTGTGGCCCCGGCCCACATGAAGGAGCAGGGCCAAATGCTGCTGTGGAACGTTTCTTCCCCCTGCAGGCTGCAGGGGGAAGTGTGGCCGTGTCGCCGGACGTGGAGGCACGGGTGCACGGAGATTGAAGGCTTTCGGCAGCTGCTGGACAACACAACATGGAGGCAAAGCCCCCAAGGACACTGG GTGAAAACGGGGGTGTTTACAGACGTGGACCTGCAGCTATCGCCATGcatgatg ATGACAGTGGGGAGTGAAGGTCTTCGCCTGGGCCCCTTTTGCTACGGCGGCT CCGCTAGGTGGCGCTGGAGTTTGCTGGTCGTGGCTGCGTTGCTGCTGGCTTCCGTGGCGGTGCTGATGGTTTGTCTGCTGCGTGGCTTTGTCAAGG aATGGGCGAGCACATCTCTCCATGGAGGTTTTGCAGTCTTGCCCTCAAATTTTCAAGTTGAAGTAAGCCCTCACGTAGTCCTCCTGAGTCCTCCAGATGTTCCCGAGAGTGTTTCCGAGGCCGTGTGCGGTCTGGGTACTGTGCTCATGGAGCAGAAGTTTAGCGTGTGCGTGGACCAGTGGAGCAGGAAGGAGCAGTGCAGCCTGGGACCCGTGCCGTGGCTTCACTCCCAGCTGCTACGCTGCAAGAACCCGGGTGGCCAAGTGGTGCTCATTTTGACTCCGAGAGCCGTGGAACTCGCACACGAGTGGAGTCGGCAGCGTCATGAGACTCCGACTGCGAAGTCAGAAGACGGGGATGCGCCTCGGATGCAGTCCCCGTACTCGGACGTGTTCACCGCTTCGCTGTGCCTCATCCGGGGACACAAACAGCAGGGGCGGGTCAGGCAGCGTTTTCTCCTGGTCACCTTTGACCCCACCGTGGCGCAACTCCGTGATAGCTTCCCAGATGTCTTTCAGGGGCTTGATCTGCTCCAGCTTCCCTCCCAGATGAAACCTCTTCTGTGTCAGCTTGCTGGGGGAGGGAGAAGATGGAAGGAAAGGCTAAGGATTAAGAAATATTCTGGAATTACATCATGCAAAGAAACATGA
- the il17rc gene encoding uncharacterized protein il17rc isoform X2, which produces MGYRRYDEKTMRGLSKCLVMDETPLHIPESHDDVDVLKLTAKVDVCCRDGARCTLCLLIDVHLRVGEGEDMDEDLNHQEAKPSSESVVLCYKTPATFPACKRVDFTVEHVAPLQNEAKVTLVIWKPAGVFFSSLVHVYSSESTPPIKVVVEAPSLTEVCSQNLQQHVEECHVPAVSSVMNPEMNEVELKLVGGNGVTPPFMCIQYESDGRCQIWKRKTIPLHYVAPCLCLQVWHEDHEWRPRRFQSCPFKNQRFLLTNMWRNLSASVAPAHMKEQGQMLLWNVSSPCRLQGEVWPCRRTWRHGCTEIEGFRQLLDNTTWRQSPQGHWVKTGVFTDVDLQLSPCMMMTVGSEGLRLGPFCYGGSARWRWSLLVVAALLLASVAVLMVCLLRGFVKEWASTSLHGGFAVLPSNFQVEVSPHVVLLSPPDVPESVSEAVCGLGTVLMEQKFSVCVDQWSRKEQCSLGPVPWLHSQLLRCKNPGGQVVLILTPRAVELAHEWSRQRHETPTAKSEDGDAPRMQSPYSDVFTASLCLIRGHKQQGRVRQRFLLVTFDPTVAQLRDSFPDVFQGLDLLQLPSQMKPLLCQLAGGGRRWKERLRIKKYSGITSCKET; this is translated from the exons ATGGGATACCGGCGATATGACGAAAAGACTATGCGG GGTTTGTCCAAGTGTTTGGTGATGGATGAGACGCCGCTACACATCCCGGAGAGCCACGATGACGTGGATGTGCTGAAGCTCACGGCTAAAGTGGACGTGTGCTGCCGGGATGGTGCACGGTGCACGTTATGCCTGCTCATAGACGTTCACCTCCGTGTCGGTGAGGGAGAAGACATGGATGAAGATCTCAACCACCAGGAGGCCAAGCCTTCATCAG AGTCTGTTGTCTTGTGTTACAAAACGCCAGCCACCTTCCCGGCGTGCAAGCGGGTGGACTTCACAGTCGAACATGTGGCTCCTTTACAGAATGAGGCAAAG GTGACCTTGGTGATCTGGAAACCGGCTGGGGTTTTCTTCAGCAGCCTCGTGCACGTCTACTCCTCAGAATCAACGCCTCCCATCAAAGTGGTGGTGGAGGCTCCTTCTCTAAcggaag TCTGCTCCCAAAACCTGCAGCAACACGTTGAAGAGTGTCACG TTCCCGCCGTCAGCAGCGTCATGAACCCCGAAATGAATGAGGTGGAGCTGAAGTTGGTCGGAGGGAACGGGGTGACGCCCCCTTTCATGTGCATCCAGTATGAGAGTGATGGAAGATGTCAG ATTTGGAAGAGGAAAACCATCCCGTTGCACTATGTCGCCCCCTGCTTGTGTCTCCAG GTTTGGCATGAGGACCACGAGTGGAGGCCAAGGCGCTTTCAAAGCTGCCCCTTCAAAAACCAGC GGTTCCTGCTGACTAACATGTGGCGCAACCTGTCAGCCTCTGTGGCCCCGGCCCACATGAAGGAGCAGGGCCAAATGCTGCTGTGGAACGTTTCTTCCCCCTGCAGGCTGCAGGGGGAAGTGTGGCCGTGTCGCCGGACGTGGAGGCACGGGTGCACGGAGATTGAAGGCTTTCGGCAGCTGCTGGACAACACAACATGGAGGCAAAGCCCCCAAGGACACTGG GTGAAAACGGGGGTGTTTACAGACGTGGACCTGCAGCTATCGCCATGcatgatg ATGACAGTGGGGAGTGAAGGTCTTCGCCTGGGCCCCTTTTGCTACGGCGGCT CCGCTAGGTGGCGCTGGAGTTTGCTGGTCGTGGCTGCGTTGCTGCTGGCTTCCGTGGCGGTGCTGATGGTTTGTCTGCTGCGTGGCTTTGTCAAGG aATGGGCGAGCACATCTCTCCATGGAGGTTTTGCAGTCTTGCCCTCAAATTTTCAAGTTGAAGTAAGCCCTCACGTAGTCCTCCTGAGTCCTCCAGATGTTCCCGAGAGTGTTTCCGAGGCCGTGTGCGGTCTGGGTACTGTGCTCATGGAGCAGAAGTTTAGCGTGTGCGTGGACCAGTGGAGCAGGAAGGAGCAGTGCAGCCTGGGACCCGTGCCGTGGCTTCACTCCCAGCTGCTACGCTGCAAGAACCCGGGTGGCCAAGTGGTGCTCATTTTGACTCCGAGAGCCGTGGAACTCGCACACGAGTGGAGTCGGCAGCGTCATGAGACTCCGACTGCGAAGTCAGAAGACGGGGATGCGCCTCGGATGCAGTCCCCGTACTCGGACGTGTTCACCGCTTCGCTGTGCCTCATCCGGGGACACAAACAGCAGGGGCGGGTCAGGCAGCGTTTTCTCCTGGTCACCTTTGACCCCACCGTGGCGCAACTCCGTGATAGCTTCCCAGATGTCTTTCAGGGGCTTGATCTGCTCCAGCTTCCCTCCCAGATGAAACCTCTTCTGTGTCAGCTTGCTGGGGGAGGGAGAAGATGGAAGGAAAGGCTAAGGATTAAGAAATATTCTGGAATTACATCATGCAAAGAAACATGA
- the LOC131123554 gene encoding zinc finger BED domain-containing protein 4, which yields MQGKLWLSGNMAGNAFKELEKPHPSLKSAVWEHFAFAVEYVNGQRQVDKSKAVCRHCFAEIGYALGSTTNLFSHLRRHHGYVNIGPRKTSNLVLTKTSQQRFSLERVNAITNSIGVFLAADLRPFSVVENSGFKHMMGVIEPRYQVPSPAHFRQKIIPSLYEKNKSAVMDHLSRASAVALIADGWTCRAAVSYITVTAHYITPEWTLASHVLQTRVLCEQTSTHIAEELKRMVLVWNLERSGATMIPVTTDNAGNMADAVSEAGLGPQIGCFAHTINVAAEKVTGLNQVSRVLGKVRRIVSFFHRSTTAAHLLESKQEMLNTPKHDLIHDVTTRWNSSYDMLERYLEQHTAAYAALTDRSLKRKKDVTLLTDQEVRTAEEVIEVLKPLKAITTLMSTESAPSASMILPLKSTLLNSMEPNVEDTATVSEIKAAIRENLEDRYTACQDYLHKCTALDPRFKGLPHVDEACRDGTFSGLITEITIKKEENADATGTTAVSSTPVKREHNLEASPPLKKSAMTEVFGELFKAQVGQEPTLQLLVKEEVAAYRMVSCISLDSDPLLWWKSNEPAFPHLAQLAKKYLAIPAATSVTSRGVFATAGDIGTANGSALSEDCVDKMIFLAKNMKAESN from the exons aTGCAAGGAAAGCTGTGGCTTAGCGGTAACATGGCTGGGAATGCTTTTAAGGAACTCGAAAAGCCCCATCCGTCCTTAAAGTCTGCGGTGTGGGAACACTTCGCCTTCGCGGTGGAATACGTCAACGGACAGAGACAAGTGGACAAGAGCAAAGCAGTATGCCGCCATTGTTTTGCAGAAATCGGCTATGCCTTGGGAAGTACGACGAACTTGTTTAGTCACCTGAGACGGCACCACGGCTACGTGAACATCGGTCCTCGGAAAACTAGTAACCTGGTTTTAACGAAGACAAGTCAACAGCGATTCTCATTAGAGCGAGTCAATGCCATAACTAATTCCATCGGTGTGTTTCTAGCTGCCGATTTACGGCCCTTTTCAGTCGTTGAGAACTCTGGCTTTAAACATATGATGGGTGTCATTGAACCCCGGTACCAAGTTCCTTCCCCCGCCCACTTCCGCCAGAAAATAATACCCTCcctttatgaaaaaaacaaatctgcTGTGATGGACCACTTATCCAGGGCATCTGCTGTGGCGCTTATAGCTGATGGATGGACTTGCAGGGCTGCTGTGAGCTACATTACGGTGACTGCCCACTACATCACCCCTGAGTGGACTCTAGCCAGCCATGTTCTGCAAACCCGGGTATTGTGTGAACAAACCAGCACCCACATTGCAGAGGAACTCAAGAGGATGGTGTTAGTGTGGAACCTGGAGAGGTCGGGAGCAACAATGATTCCAGTAACGACAGACAACGCTGGAAACATGGCAGATGCGGTCAGCGAAGCAGGACTCGGACCTCAAATTGGATGTTTTGCTCACACAATTAATGTCGCTGCCGAGAAGGTAACCGGACTCAACCAAGTTTCGAGAGTCCTCGGTAAAGTCAGGAGAATCGTGTCTTTTTTTCATCGTAGTACCACAGCCGCACACTTGCTGGAAAGCAAACAGGAAATGCTTAACACACCAAAACATGACCTCATTCATGACGTCACCACTCGCTGGAACTCAAGTTACGATATGCTGGAACGCTACCTGGAGCAACACACGGCGGCGTACGCAGCGCTGACAGACAGGAGCCTCAAGAGAAAGAAAGATGTCACCTTATTGACGGACCAGGAAGTGAGAACAGCGGAGGAAGTCATTGAGGTGCTGAAACCTCTAAAAGCCATCACAACGCTCATGAGCACCGAATCGGCACCTTCGGCCTCCATGATCCTTCCCCTTAAAAGTACACTGCTGAACTCCATGGAACCTAACGTGGAAGACACTGCAACTGTGAGTGAAATCAAGGCTGCCATCAGAGAGAACCTGGAGGACAGGTACACGGCTTGCCAAGACTACCTGCACAAATGCACAGCCCTGGACCCCAGGTTTAAGGGCCTCCCTCACGTGGACGAGGCCTGTCGTGATGGGACCTTCAGCGGCTTGATCACAGAGATTACTATCAAGAAAGAAGAg AACGCCGACGCCACGGGGACAACAGCCGTCAGTTCGACTCCAGTGAAAAGAGAACACAACCTTGAAGCTTCTCCCCCGCTCAAAAAATCCGCAATGACGGAAGTGTTCGGTGAGCTCTTCAAGGCTCAGGTGGGACAGGAACCGACTCTGCAGCTCCTGGTGAAAGAAGAGGTGGCCGCTTACAGGATGGTCAGCTGCATTTCGCTTGATTCGGACCCGCTTCTTTGGTGGAAGAGCAACGAGCCCGCTTTCCCTCACCTTGCTCAGTTGGCAAAGAAATACCTCGCCATACCGGCGGCGACGTCCGTCACCAGCCGGGGTGTGTTTGCTACGGCGGGGGACATTGGCACCGCCAACGGGTCGGCACTTTCTGAAGACTGTGTGGACAAGATGATTTTTCTAGCAAAAAACATGAAGGCGGAATCAAACTAA
- the il17rc gene encoding uncharacterized protein il17rc isoform X3, with protein sequence MYTDYSKGLSKCLVMDETPLHIPESHDDVDVLKLTAKVDVCCRDGARCTLCLLIDVHLRVGEGEDMDEDLNHQEAKPSSESVVLCYKTPATFPACKRVDFTVEHVAPLQNEAKVTLVIWKPAGVFFSSLVHVYSSESTPPIKVVVEAPSLTEVCSQNLQQHVEECHVPAVSSVMNPEMNEVELKLVGGNGVTPPFMCIQYESDGRCQIWKRKTIPLHYVAPCLCLQVWHEDHEWRPRRFQSCPFKNQRFLLTNMWRNLSASVAPAHMKEQGQMLLWNVSSPCRLQGEVWPCRRTWRHGCTEIEGFRQLLDNTTWRQSPQGHWVKTGVFTDVDLQLSPCMMMTVGSEGLRLGPFCYGGSARWRWSLLVVAALLLASVAVLMVCLLRGFVKEWASTSLHGGFAVLPSNFQVEVSPHVVLLSPPDVPESVSEAVCGLGTVLMEQKFSVCVDQWSRKEQCSLGPVPWLHSQLLRCKNPGGQVVLILTPRAVELAHEWSRQRHETPTAKSEDGDAPRMQSPYSDVFTASLCLIRGHKQQGRVRQRFLLVTFDPTVAQLRDSFPDVFQGLDLLQLPSQMKPLLCQLAGGGRRWKERLRIKKYSGITSCKET encoded by the exons atgtacactgactactctaaa GGTTTGTCCAAGTGTTTGGTGATGGATGAGACGCCGCTACACATCCCGGAGAGCCACGATGACGTGGATGTGCTGAAGCTCACGGCTAAAGTGGACGTGTGCTGCCGGGATGGTGCACGGTGCACGTTATGCCTGCTCATAGACGTTCACCTCCGTGTCGGTGAGGGAGAAGACATGGATGAAGATCTCAACCACCAGGAGGCCAAGCCTTCATCAG AGTCTGTTGTCTTGTGTTACAAAACGCCAGCCACCTTCCCGGCGTGCAAGCGGGTGGACTTCACAGTCGAACATGTGGCTCCTTTACAGAATGAGGCAAAG GTGACCTTGGTGATCTGGAAACCGGCTGGGGTTTTCTTCAGCAGCCTCGTGCACGTCTACTCCTCAGAATCAACGCCTCCCATCAAAGTGGTGGTGGAGGCTCCTTCTCTAAcggaag TCTGCTCCCAAAACCTGCAGCAACACGTTGAAGAGTGTCACG TTCCCGCCGTCAGCAGCGTCATGAACCCCGAAATGAATGAGGTGGAGCTGAAGTTGGTCGGAGGGAACGGGGTGACGCCCCCTTTCATGTGCATCCAGTATGAGAGTGATGGAAGATGTCAG ATTTGGAAGAGGAAAACCATCCCGTTGCACTATGTCGCCCCCTGCTTGTGTCTCCAG GTTTGGCATGAGGACCACGAGTGGAGGCCAAGGCGCTTTCAAAGCTGCCCCTTCAAAAACCAGC GGTTCCTGCTGACTAACATGTGGCGCAACCTGTCAGCCTCTGTGGCCCCGGCCCACATGAAGGAGCAGGGCCAAATGCTGCTGTGGAACGTTTCTTCCCCCTGCAGGCTGCAGGGGGAAGTGTGGCCGTGTCGCCGGACGTGGAGGCACGGGTGCACGGAGATTGAAGGCTTTCGGCAGCTGCTGGACAACACAACATGGAGGCAAAGCCCCCAAGGACACTGG GTGAAAACGGGGGTGTTTACAGACGTGGACCTGCAGCTATCGCCATGcatgatg ATGACAGTGGGGAGTGAAGGTCTTCGCCTGGGCCCCTTTTGCTACGGCGGCT CCGCTAGGTGGCGCTGGAGTTTGCTGGTCGTGGCTGCGTTGCTGCTGGCTTCCGTGGCGGTGCTGATGGTTTGTCTGCTGCGTGGCTTTGTCAAGG aATGGGCGAGCACATCTCTCCATGGAGGTTTTGCAGTCTTGCCCTCAAATTTTCAAGTTGAAGTAAGCCCTCACGTAGTCCTCCTGAGTCCTCCAGATGTTCCCGAGAGTGTTTCCGAGGCCGTGTGCGGTCTGGGTACTGTGCTCATGGAGCAGAAGTTTAGCGTGTGCGTGGACCAGTGGAGCAGGAAGGAGCAGTGCAGCCTGGGACCCGTGCCGTGGCTTCACTCCCAGCTGCTACGCTGCAAGAACCCGGGTGGCCAAGTGGTGCTCATTTTGACTCCGAGAGCCGTGGAACTCGCACACGAGTGGAGTCGGCAGCGTCATGAGACTCCGACTGCGAAGTCAGAAGACGGGGATGCGCCTCGGATGCAGTCCCCGTACTCGGACGTGTTCACCGCTTCGCTGTGCCTCATCCGGGGACACAAACAGCAGGGGCGGGTCAGGCAGCGTTTTCTCCTGGTCACCTTTGACCCCACCGTGGCGCAACTCCGTGATAGCTTCCCAGATGTCTTTCAGGGGCTTGATCTGCTCCAGCTTCCCTCCCAGATGAAACCTCTTCTGTGTCAGCTTGCTGGGGGAGGGAGAAGATGGAAGGAAAGGCTAAGGATTAAGAAATATTCTGGAATTACATCATGCAAAGAAACATGA
- the LOC131123597 gene encoding aminoacylase-1-like, with protein MLPDKEGSGVGGARMSPEGEDPSVSLFREYLRIRTVHPQPDYDAALRFLDRTAEELALPMKKIEVCPGRVVSIMTWHGTDPNLKSVLLNSHTDVVPVFQEHWKYDAFSAFKDADGNIYGRGSQDMKCVTIQYIQAVRRLKAEGRQMLRTVHLVFVPDEEVGGHHGMETFVEHPEFRKLNIGFALDEGLANPSDAFTVFYGERNPWWITIHCPGSPGHGSRFVENTAAEKLRHVINSFLNFREKEKHRLNTSQCLTLGDVTTINMTMVKGGVAYNVIPAEMDVSFDLRIPPTVNLQEFEKLIQRWCKEAGEDVTYKFAQKHMDQNMTSTKESDPWWSAFSQACGEMDMTLEKEIFPAATDSRFIRAVGIPAIGFSPMNQTPILLHDHNEYLNERVFLKGIDVYAELIPALANVAASPDEA; from the exons ACGCCGCTCTGAGATTCCTGGACAGAACTGCAGAGGAGCTGGCCCTGCCCATGAAGAAGATTGAG GTCTGTCCGGGCCGTGTCGTGTCCATCATGACCTGGCACGGCACCGACCCCAACTTGAAATCCGTTTTACTCAACTCCCACACCGACGTGGTTCCCGTTTTCCAG GAACACTGGAAATACGATGCCTTCAGTGCTTTCAAAGACGCGGACGGCAACATTTATGGCCGCGGATCACAGGACATGAAATGTGTGACAATACA GTACATCCAGGCGGTGAGACGACTGAAAGCCGAGGGGCGGCAAATGCTTCGCACGGTGCACTTGGTGTTTGTTCCTG ATGAAGAGGTTGGAGGTCATCACGGCATGGAGACGTTTGTGGAGCATCCAGAGTTCCGGAAATTAAACATCGGCTTCGCCTTGGATGAAG GTCTGGCCAACCCCAGCGATGCCTTCACTGTCTTTTATGGAGAAAGAAATCCCTGGT GGATTACCATCCACTGCCCAGGAAGTCCCGGCCACGGCTCAAGGTTTGTGGAGAACACGGCCGCCGAGAAGTTG CGCCACGTCATCAACTCTTTCCTGAATTTCAGAGAGAAGGAGAAACACAG GCTAAATACCAGCCAGTGTTTGACTCTGGGGGATGTCACCACTATCAACATGACCATGGTCAAAGGGGGCGTGGCCTACAATGTCATCCCGGCTGAAATGGACGTCAGCTTTGACTTGAGGATCCCTCCTACCGTAAAtctacag GAGTTTGAGAAGCTGATCCAGCGATGGTGTAAGGAGGCGGGCGAGGATGTCACGTACAAGTTCGCTCAG AAACACATGGACCAGAACATGACCTCCACAAAGGAGAGCGACCCCTGGTGGAGCGCCTTCAGTCAAGCCTGCGGGGAAAT GGACATGACGTTGGAAAAGGAGATCTTTCCAGCCGCCACAGACAGCCGTTTCATCCGAGCC GTGGGCATCCCGGCCATCGGTTTCTCCCCGATGAACCAGACGCCCATCCTGCTGCACGACCACAACGAGTACCTGAACGAGCGCGTCTTCCTGAAAGGCATCGACGTGTACGCCGAGCTCATACCGGCTCTGGCCAACGTCGCCGCGTCTCCGGATGAGGCCTAG